The following are encoded together in the Burkholderiales bacterium genome:
- a CDS encoding LysR family transcriptional regulator, protein MDLDDIAVFVKVVEAGSFSQAARLLGMPNTTVSAKVARLEKRLGVTLIRRTTRKLHITRAGQAYYERCRRGLTEIETAEAQITSAATEPRGTLRISVNVYLAHSVLPALIAEYTRRYPGTNVEVRVANGLADLLAEGIDLGIVAAELKDSTLVARRYLTFSFGLWASPHYLEKHGTPRSPPDLKHHEVLAFSPLWKGRIRLNEGRHSFELPARGRISVDDPEALREFLVAGCGIGTLPDILAREAARAGELVRVLPRWSSSAGAVSFVYPSQPFVPAKVRAFIDLALEAEKHLK, encoded by the coding sequence ATGGATCTCGACGACATCGCCGTATTCGTCAAGGTGGTGGAAGCCGGCAGCTTCAGCCAGGCCGCACGCCTGCTCGGGATGCCGAACACCACCGTCAGCGCGAAAGTGGCCCGACTCGAAAAACGACTCGGGGTGACGCTCATCCGTCGGACAACCCGCAAGCTCCATATAACGCGCGCCGGGCAAGCGTATTACGAGCGATGCCGGCGCGGCTTGACGGAGATCGAGACAGCCGAGGCGCAGATCACGTCGGCCGCTACCGAGCCCCGCGGCACCTTGCGAATCAGCGTCAACGTGTACCTCGCCCACAGCGTGCTCCCGGCCCTGATTGCCGAGTACACGAGACGATACCCCGGCACCAATGTCGAAGTTCGCGTGGCGAACGGGCTGGCCGATCTGCTCGCCGAGGGCATCGATCTGGGGATCGTGGCCGCGGAGCTCAAGGACTCCACCCTGGTGGCCCGGCGCTATCTGACATTTTCCTTCGGTCTCTGGGCCAGCCCGCACTATCTGGAGAAGCACGGGACACCGCGGTCTCCGCCAGATCTGAAACACCACGAGGTCCTCGCTTTCTCTCCGCTGTGGAAAGGCCGGATCCGGTTGAACGAGGGGCGGCATTCCTTCGAATTGCCCGCCCGCGGTCGCATTTCGGTCGACGATCCGGAGGCGCTGCGAGAGTTTCTTGTGGCCGGCTGCGGCATCGGCACATTGCCTGACATCCTGGCGCGAGAGGCTGCCCGCGCGGGCGAGCTCGTACGGGTTCTGCCGCGCTGGAGCTCGTCCGCCGGCGCGGTATCGTTCGTGTATCCAAGCCAGCCTTTCGTGCCGGCGAAAGTCCGGGCGTTTATCGATCTCGCGCTCGAGGCCGAAAAGCACCTGAAGTAG
- the mnhG gene encoding monovalent cation/H(+) antiporter subunit G, which translates to MTQLAALSPLVAVIAAACILAGAIFALIGSIGLIRLRTFYERIHPPTLGTTFGTAFVALGSMILFSTLQSRLVLNELVLVAFVVVTTPITYTLLLRASVLRESLDAAEHPEAAKRS; encoded by the coding sequence ATGACACAACTCGCTGCGTTGTCGCCCCTGGTTGCCGTGATCGCTGCAGCGTGCATCCTGGCCGGCGCGATCTTTGCGCTGATCGGCTCCATCGGCCTGATTCGTCTGCGCACGTTCTACGAGCGCATACATCCACCTACACTGGGCACGACATTCGGGACCGCATTCGTCGCCCTCGGCTCGATGATCCTGTTTTCGACGCTGCAGTCCAGGCTCGTGCTGAACGAGCTGGTGCTCGTGGCGTTCGTGGTGGTGACCACGCCGATCACCTATACGCTGCTGCTGCGCGCGTCGGTGCTTCGCGAGTCGCTGGACGCCGCCGAACACCCGGAAGCGGCAAAGCGCTCGTAG
- a CDS encoding K+/H+ antiporter subunit F: MSLMLLNAAVLTAQVLLGVAMACALWRAMLGPRAQDRILALDTLYVNGMLLALVFGVSEGSGMYFEIALVIAALGFVSTAALAKFLLRGEVIE; this comes from the coding sequence ATGAGCCTGATGCTCCTGAATGCCGCGGTTCTGACCGCGCAGGTATTGCTCGGTGTGGCGATGGCGTGCGCGCTTTGGCGCGCAATGCTCGGACCGCGAGCGCAAGACCGTATCCTTGCGCTCGATACCCTGTACGTCAACGGAATGCTGCTGGCGCTGGTGTTCGGCGTGAGCGAGGGCTCGGGCATGTACTTCGAGATCGCCCTCGTCATCGCCGCGCTCGGTTTCGTCTCCACCGCCGCACTTGCCAAGTTTCTCCTGCGTGGAGAGGTGATCGAATGA